AAATTCACCCTGATCTTGGAAGGAGTCCATCCCTTGTCATGCCATGCAAAACATCTACCACAGCATCCACGTTACCTTCCTTCCAGTTGAGGTCAATAAGAGCCTTTGATGCTTCTGCATCTGCTAGGGAACAGCAATTCAGCAACTCCTGAATCACCTGGCCTGCTTCCACAGTCATCCCCACTTCAAATAGATCCTTAATCAAGGAAATAGTGCTTGTTGAATTTGGAACAAAACCACATTGCAGCATTTGTTTATGGAAGCTGAGAGCCTTTATAACATTTCCTCCCCTGCAATGCCCATGAATAAGCACGCTATACACAGACCCATCAAGCTTCCAAGTTCTGTCCAACATTGACTGGTATACTTTATCAGCTTCATTCATCAACCCTTTCATGCAAAATCCCTTCAAGAGAGCTAACACACTCTTAAACTCAGCTTTGCTACAACAATGCATCAGGGCATCATACTTAATATTTGCTGGAACAGGATCTTCGTGATACAGTTTGAAGAGCAACCGGTGTGCTTCCTTTGTGCGTACTGACTTGCTAAGTCCATTAATAAGCACACTGTAAGTCACAACATCAGGGAGGACTCCTATCTTTATCATCTCATCATGCAGAGAAAGAGCCTTCTCCACATTCCCCTCCTTACAGTAGCCATCAATAAGTGACGTAAACGTAAATTCATCAGGTTTTAGGCCAAGTTTAATCATATTTTCAAAGAGCACACAGGCATCATTGAGTCTTTTCTCCTCACAAAGACCCCTTATGAGTGATGAGTAGGTGATTGCATCAGGAAGTACACCCTTTTCAAGCATTTGTTGATTCATTTGGAACGCAGAATCTGTATCACCATTCTTACAGCACGCACTTAGAATCGTACTGTACGTCACAACATCAGGCTTCACTCCTTTAGCCTCCATTTCACGTATTACTTCTCTTGCTTCATCCATTCTTCCTACAATGCAGTAACCGTTAATAAGCGCATTGTAACACACCACTGAAGGATGCATCCCACATTCCCTCATCTCCTTCACTGCAAGCAATGCATCATCCAAGAACCCCTTTTTGCAGAATCCGTCGATCAGAGCTGTGAAAGTGACCTCATTCATCCGGAGGCCTCTCTCCCTCATCCGCCTTACCAATTCCACTGCCCGCTCTAAGTTCCCAGCCCTGCACATTGCATGGATCA
The sequence above is drawn from the Phragmites australis chromosome 10, lpPhrAust1.1, whole genome shotgun sequence genome and encodes:
- the LOC133930845 gene encoding pentatricopeptide repeat-containing protein At5g39710-like; this encodes MATAHTAAAARQAAEAAVCSNHHAVHHGHLAALLNPSPRSPPLPLPLRRRHLPLSHPAASRLAASFPPLPLVVCLLRALRLLPSPPPRPFDALIKSYASLPSRASLAAAALAFARSAGYAPSIPAYNAVFLALSDVSLPSARCFLAAMLRDGVAPNVYTYNILVRALCGRGRREEALDVVRDMRGSGCAPNAVTYNTLVAAFCRAGEVDGAERLVGVMREGGLRPNLMTFNSVVNGLCKAGRMDDARKVFDEMVREGLAPDGVSFNTLVGGYCKTGCLHEALSVFAEMTQKGVAPDVVTFTSLIHAMCRAGNLERAVELVRRMRERGLRMNEVTFTALIDGFCKKGFLDDALLAVKEMRECGMHPSVVCYNALINGYCIVGRMDEAREVIREMEAKGVKPDVVTYSTILSACCKNGDTDSAFQMNQQMLEKGVLPDAITYSSLIRGLCEEKRLNDACVLFENMIKLGLKPDEFTFTSLIDGYCKEGNVEKALSLHDEMIKIGVLPDVVTYSVLINGLSKSVRTKEAHRLLFKLYHEDPVPANIKYDALMHCCSKAEFKSVLALLKGFCMKGLMNEADKVYQSMLDRTWKLDGSVYSVLIHGHCRGGNVIKALSFHKQMLQCGFVPNSTSTISLIKDLFEVGMTVEAGQVIQELLNCCSLADAEASKALIDLNWKEGNVDAVVDVLHGMTRDGLLPRSG